The Alteromonas stellipolaris genome includes a region encoding these proteins:
- a CDS encoding DUF2855 family protein, producing MTTVTSTQIWVKKDKIDDTQVVDKTLSIDDLAQDEVLLETDSFGFSANNITYAALGFSMGYWGFFPADGGYGIVPVWGFATVVASNHADVKAGEKVFGYLPMASHWVIKAGKVAPHGFSDIHENRKSISPVYDQYLRCAVDPGYDASREAWQLNFRPLYMTSFVLDDFVDEFSHGESLLLSSASSKTALGTAQLLKDQKSHRHANYQVIGLTSASNIDMVKASGCYDHVLSYDDVETLSKDHQYWLLDFAANGALITSLGDALGDKLSKVTLIGATDWKAEQKPNKKALDAEIFFAPARVKQRQQEWGHDGFLAKYAKAWQGFTGKVQDTFFEQEHTGSQQIIALYLDTLNGTADTKALNVVRFD from the coding sequence ATGACAACCGTAACCAGTACGCAGATATGGGTGAAAAAAGACAAAATTGATGACACCCAAGTGGTAGACAAAACATTGTCTATCGATGATTTAGCTCAAGATGAAGTTTTACTTGAAACCGATAGCTTTGGTTTTTCAGCTAACAACATTACTTATGCCGCGCTGGGGTTTAGTATGGGCTACTGGGGATTTTTCCCTGCCGATGGAGGTTACGGCATTGTGCCTGTATGGGGCTTTGCTACGGTTGTCGCCTCCAATCATGCTGATGTTAAAGCAGGCGAAAAAGTGTTTGGTTACTTGCCCATGGCAAGTCACTGGGTAATTAAGGCAGGAAAAGTAGCACCCCACGGATTTTCTGATATACACGAAAACCGCAAAAGTATTAGCCCAGTGTACGACCAATACCTACGCTGTGCCGTCGACCCTGGTTATGATGCAAGCCGCGAAGCTTGGCAGTTAAATTTCCGGCCGTTATACATGACCTCGTTTGTGTTGGATGACTTTGTGGATGAATTTAGCCATGGTGAGTCGTTATTGCTCTCTAGTGCTTCTAGCAAAACCGCATTGGGCACCGCTCAACTGCTTAAAGATCAAAAAAGTCACAGACATGCTAATTATCAAGTTATAGGGTTAACCTCTGCATCAAATATAGACATGGTAAAAGCATCGGGATGCTACGATCATGTATTGAGCTATGACGATGTAGAAACTTTATCTAAAGATCATCAATACTGGCTACTCGATTTTGCCGCCAACGGTGCTCTGATCACGTCACTCGGCGATGCCCTTGGTGATAAGCTTTCAAAAGTAACGCTAATTGGTGCGACTGATTGGAAAGCTGAGCAAAAGCCGAACAAGAAAGCGTTAGACGCTGAGATATTCTTTGCCCCTGCGCGAGTAAAACAACGCCAGCAAGAGTGGGGCCACGATGGCTTTTTAGCCAAGTATGCAAAGGCCTGGCAGGGTTTTACTGGTAAAGTTCAAGATACCTTTTTCGAGCAAGAACACACGGGTTCTCAGCAAATTATTGCCTTGTATTTAGATACCCTAAATGGCACTGCCGATACCAAAGCACTTAACGTGGTTCGCTTTGACTAG